One window of Desulfobaculum bizertense DSM 18034 genomic DNA carries:
- a CDS encoding protein jag encodes MKEFKEFEAKTVDAAIDAACRHYGVERSKLEIEILRGESTGIFGFGKKNALVQARRRASALASSSILDDDFLRNTFKRPSFSKNNSEKHDSPPDSAPSTGHSPSPAHEETAQASTPEPQTPAAPPKPAAKAPQEPKKPATQRDSAPAPSAQTTAPQQPTPQKAQQKPSQRASHFPSKEALEPVVTDALRVLLQPLTSQCKLSFSLEGTRVKVRIENEDDPELLIGREGQTIAALQYILNRIVSRHFETTVQVHLDTANYRDRQDEEIRDMALSLGSKAKRSGRTHSTRALSSYHRRIVHLALQDDPELQTNSIGEGPLKRVLIEPTTRKRRKPRR; translated from the coding sequence ATGAAGGAATTCAAGGAGTTCGAAGCTAAAACTGTTGACGCTGCCATCGACGCAGCCTGTCGCCACTACGGTGTCGAACGAAGCAAACTCGAAATCGAAATCCTCCGCGGCGAAAGCACCGGTATCTTCGGTTTCGGAAAGAAAAACGCCCTCGTTCAGGCACGCCGAAGAGCATCTGCCCTCGCTTCATCATCCATTCTCGATGATGACTTTCTTCGCAATACCTTCAAGCGACCCAGCTTCTCAAAAAACAACTCAGAAAAACACGATTCCCCCCCCGATTCCGCCCCCTCCACCGGGCACTCCCCTTCCCCCGCTCATGAGGAAACAGCTCAGGCCTCTACGCCTGAACCTCAGACCCCTGCGGCTCCTCCCAAACCCGCCGCAAAAGCTCCTCAGGAACCCAAAAAGCCCGCTACCCAGCGAGATTCTGCCCCAGCCCCTTCTGCGCAAACGACCGCTCCACAGCAGCCAACGCCCCAGAAAGCCCAGCAGAAACCCTCTCAGCGCGCTTCTCACTTCCCTTCAAAGGAAGCTCTCGAACCTGTCGTTACTGACGCCCTGCGCGTCCTTCTCCAGCCCCTGACTTCGCAGTGCAAGCTCAGCTTCTCCCTCGAAGGAACACGCGTCAAAGTCAGGATCGAAAACGAAGACGACCCCGAACTCCTCATCGGTCGCGAAGGCCAGACCATTGCCGCCCTTCAGTATATTCTGAACCGCATCGTCTCCCGGCACTTCGAAACCACTGTTCAGGTCCATCTCGATACAGCAAATTACCGCGACAGGCAGGATGAAGAAATCCGCGACATGGCTCTGTCTCTCGGCTCAAAAGCAAAACGCTCCGGCCGGACACACAGCACTCGTGCACTCTCTTCCTATCATCGCCGAATCGTTCATCTCGCGCTTCAGGATGACCCGGAGCTTCAGACAAACTCCATCGGTGAAGGACCACTTAAACGCGTCCTCATCGAACCTACGACTCGAAAACGTCGCAAGCCTCGGCGATAG
- the yidC gene encoding membrane protein insertase YidC: MDNKRVFLAVGLSMIVLLAWSYFFAPKPSEQPVSTEQAQSETVSAPNSAESTTAQPASAPAAFVAQSGQSVTVDTPLYKAVFNSAGGILTSFELKNYRETIAADSKPVNLISQEAIGRGPLGLLWNGKGTWREAQWAAPTTSTLALSGEEAGSLTFTGQVNGLRITRTFKFEADSYFIDEKVNLLNTANVPQSGRLGFTVASEALTSKDDRYNQTRISYMTADGVDNEKDTDDLEQGLKFSDGVKWGAVQSNYFVLALAPQSGDLTLRANYQNGLYRVQADKDNLTIAPNTQTNVQAGYYFGPVTDKYLADAPNQLGKIVTYGFFDILSKPLLTLLRFFHNYVGNWGVAIILLTILIKGVFWPLSHKSYKSMNSMKKIQPLMAKVREQYKDDRQKMNEEMMRLYKTYKVNPAGGCLPMLVQIPVFFGLYQALLGAIELRHAPFISHVPFTDIIWLADLSTKDPFYVTPVIMGLTMFLQQKMTPSPGDPTQAKMMLLMPVIFTFLFLNFPAGLVVYWLVNNVLSIAQQWMMLRKA, from the coding sequence ATGGATAACAAGAGAGTCTTTCTTGCAGTCGGTCTGTCCATGATCGTGCTTCTGGCGTGGAGCTACTTCTTCGCACCAAAGCCGAGTGAGCAGCCCGTCAGCACGGAACAGGCCCAGTCCGAAACCGTTTCTGCACCTAACAGCGCAGAAAGCACTACTGCACAGCCAGCATCTGCACCGGCCGCCTTTGTGGCACAGTCCGGCCAGAGCGTGACCGTGGACACTCCCCTGTACAAGGCCGTGTTCAACTCCGCTGGCGGCATCCTGACCTCATTTGAACTCAAAAATTATCGCGAGACTATCGCAGCAGATTCCAAACCCGTTAACCTGATCTCTCAGGAAGCTATCGGACGCGGTCCCCTCGGACTGCTCTGGAACGGAAAAGGAACCTGGCGCGAAGCTCAGTGGGCTGCACCCACCACGAGCACGCTTGCCCTCTCCGGAGAGGAAGCTGGTTCTCTGACCTTTACCGGTCAGGTCAATGGTCTGCGCATCACCCGTACTTTCAAGTTTGAAGCAGACAGCTATTTCATCGATGAAAAAGTCAACCTGCTCAACACTGCGAACGTCCCTCAGTCCGGTCGCCTCGGCTTTACCGTCGCTTCCGAAGCACTGACGTCCAAAGACGACCGCTACAACCAGACCCGAATTTCCTACATGACTGCCGACGGCGTCGACAACGAGAAGGACACTGACGACCTCGAACAGGGTCTCAAGTTCTCCGACGGCGTCAAATGGGGTGCTGTCCAGAGTAACTACTTTGTGCTCGCCCTCGCCCCGCAGTCCGGTGACCTCACCCTGCGTGCCAACTACCAGAACGGTCTCTACCGTGTTCAGGCTGATAAAGATAACCTCACCATCGCCCCGAACACCCAGACGAACGTTCAGGCTGGCTACTACTTCGGTCCCGTCACCGATAAATACCTTGCCGATGCTCCTAACCAGCTCGGCAAAATCGTGACCTACGGATTCTTCGACATCCTGTCGAAACCGCTTCTGACCCTGCTGCGCTTCTTCCACAACTATGTTGGAAACTGGGGCGTCGCTATCATCCTGCTGACCATCCTCATCAAGGGTGTTTTCTGGCCGCTCTCTCACAAGAGCTACAAGTCCATGAACTCCATGAAGAAGATCCAGCCCCTCATGGCAAAAGTCCGTGAGCAGTACAAGGATGACCGTCAGAAAATGAATGAGGAAATGATGCGCCTCTACAAGACCTACAAGGTCAACCCCGCTGGCGGCTGTCTGCCGATGCTCGTGCAGATTCCCGTGTTCTTCGGCCTGTATCAGGCCCTGCTGGGTGCAATCGAACTGCGTCATGCCCCGTTCATCTCTCACGTGCCTTTCACGGACATTATCTGGCTTGCAGACTTGTCCACCAAGGACCCCTTCTATGTCACTCCCGTTATCATGGGTCTGACGATGTTCCTGCAGCAGAAGATGACTCCTTCCCCGGGTGACCCCACCCAGGCAAAGATGATGCTTCTTATGCCCGTGATTTTCACGTTCCTGTTCCTTAACTTCCCCGCAGGACTGGTCGTCTACTGGCTCGTTAACAACGTCCTCTCCATTGCTCAGCAGTGGATGATGTTGCGCAAGGCCTAG
- the yidD gene encoding membrane protein insertion efficiency factor YidD: MRTILIFLIRAYQRFISPLFPPSCRFVPTCSSYALEALQVHGLFKGSLLAAWRILRCHPFCKGGYDPVPPRRQPGPPVSSKRHHVAGTFNG, from the coding sequence ATGCGCACGATACTTATTTTCCTCATTCGCGCGTATCAGCGCTTCATTTCCCCGCTTTTCCCCCCGTCCTGCAGGTTTGTGCCGACATGTTCTTCCTACGCCCTTGAAGCTCTCCAGGTACATGGTCTCTTCAAGGGAAGTCTTCTGGCAGCCTGGCGCATTCTCCGCTGCCACCCCTTCTGCAAAGGTGGCTACGATCCTGTGCCACCCCGGAGGCAGCCAGGCCCCCCGGTATCATCAAAACGCCATCATGTAGCAGGTACTTTCAATGGATAA
- the rnpA gene encoding ribonuclease P protein component, which yields MSSLTFPRQHRLLRRPDFLACYERGRRYHSRNFILFALPNGNPDGVWRAGFAVSKKVGCAVRRNRTKRLLREFFRLHQDVINANVDFVVVPKRHVNPLQLTFQTVRDELLPQLTRALKASGASSKSSSRQH from the coding sequence ATTAGCAGTCTAACGTTCCCGCGCCAGCATCGTCTACTTCGGCGCCCGGACTTTTTAGCTTGCTACGAGCGAGGCCGGCGGTATCATTCGCGGAATTTTATTCTGTTCGCGCTCCCAAACGGGAACCCCGATGGGGTTTGGCGCGCTGGCTTCGCCGTAAGCAAGAAAGTTGGATGCGCTGTTAGACGCAATCGCACGAAACGCCTCCTGCGGGAATTTTTCCGGCTGCATCAGGACGTCATCAACGCAAATGTTGATTTTGTCGTGGTCCCCAAAAGACACGTTAATCCTTTGCAGCTGACCTTCCAAACCGTCCGGGATGAATTGCTTCCACAATTGACACGCGCTCTCAAAGCGTCTGGCGCTTCGTCAAAAAGCAGTTCCCGACAGCACTAA